In one Meiothermus sp. QL-1 genomic region, the following are encoded:
- the sucC gene encoding ADP-forming succinate--CoA ligase subunit beta has translation MNLHEYQAKEILARYGIPVPPGKVAFTADEAKQIAAEYGDTVVIKAQVHTGGRGKAGGVKLARTPEEAREKAGQILGLNIKGFITKKVLVAKAVNIAKEYYAGLVLDRTSQRVVLMLSKEGGVDIEEVAAARPEAVIKYPIHPQTGLRPFEARELVKRAGLEGNLNKLADVLVKLYQAYVGIDASIAEINPLVITDTGEVVAADAKIVLDDNALYRHPELTPLREFEAEHPLEVEASNYGFSYVKLDGNIGVIGNGAGLVMYTLDLVQRSGGRAANFLDIGGGAKAEVVYNALKVVLKDPDVKGVFINIFGGITRADEVAKGVLRALEEGLLTKPVAMRVAGTAEEEAKALLQGKPVYMYPTSIEAAKAIIAMVGGAQ, from the coding sequence GTGAACCTACACGAGTACCAAGCCAAGGAGATCCTCGCCCGCTACGGCATCCCGGTACCCCCCGGCAAGGTGGCCTTCACCGCCGACGAGGCCAAGCAGATCGCGGCCGAGTACGGCGACACGGTGGTCATCAAGGCCCAGGTCCACACCGGTGGACGGGGCAAAGCCGGTGGGGTCAAGTTAGCCCGCACACCTGAGGAGGCCCGCGAAAAGGCCGGCCAGATTCTGGGCCTCAACATCAAGGGCTTCATCACCAAGAAGGTGCTGGTGGCCAAGGCGGTCAACATCGCCAAGGAGTACTACGCCGGACTGGTGCTGGACCGGACCAGCCAGCGGGTGGTGCTGATGCTATCCAAGGAAGGCGGGGTGGACATCGAGGAGGTGGCCGCGGCCCGCCCCGAAGCGGTGATCAAGTACCCCATCCACCCCCAGACCGGGCTGCGGCCCTTTGAGGCCCGCGAGCTGGTCAAGCGGGCCGGCCTCGAGGGCAACCTGAACAAGCTGGCCGACGTGCTGGTCAAGCTGTACCAGGCCTACGTGGGCATAGACGCCTCCATCGCCGAGATCAACCCCCTGGTCATCACCGACACCGGCGAGGTGGTGGCGGCCGACGCCAAGATTGTGCTGGACGACAACGCCCTCTACCGCCACCCCGAGCTCACCCCCTTGCGGGAGTTCGAGGCCGAGCACCCCCTGGAGGTCGAGGCCTCCAACTACGGCTTCAGCTACGTCAAGCTCGACGGCAACATCGGGGTCATCGGCAACGGGGCCGGGCTGGTGATGTACACCCTGGACCTGGTCCAGCGCAGCGGGGGCCGGGCCGCCAACTTCCTGGATATCGGCGGCGGGGCCAAGGCCGAGGTGGTCTACAACGCCCTCAAGGTGGTGCTCAAGGATCCCGATGTGAAAGGGGTTTTCATCAACATCTTCGGCGGCATCACCCGGGCCGACGAGGTGGCCAAGGGGGTCCTCCGGGCCCTGGAGGAAGGGCTTTTGACCAAGCCGGTGGCCATGCGGGTGGCCGGCACCGCGGAAGAAGAGGCCAAGGCGCTGCTACAGGGAAAACCCGTGTACATGTACCCCACCTCGATCGAGGCGGCAAAGGCCATCATCGCCATGGTAGGAGGTGCCCAGTGA
- a CDS encoding hemolysin family protein, with product MESIPGSFGIIALLILVNAFFVAAEFSLVAIRRSRVEQLAESGSWQGLLLKQAIGRLDTYIATTQLGITATNLILGAFGEPYVTRLIVSGIALLFGETEASLAANNSLLSSFSFALSVTLITFVTVLFGELVPKGVALQRTEQVASLAILPLNLFQRLTSPLVWLFSRSGNFFLRLLGLKEAPSHSMVGSAEELKLIVEASSKQGVLDESEGEIISQILDLEETQVRSIMVPRVEMVTIAAEATLREFRQMVREHRYSRVPVYQGTVDNIIGIAYARDLLEFSESALDSTLVKSICHPAYFVPETMGARELLREMRRRKTHMAIVVDEFKGTAGLVTLEDIIEEIIGEIYDESDEEEEALIQELGPGVFIMDAAIPLEDVSEKLGIALPEGEYDTLSGFLMDEFGRIPEVGEQLEYAGFLFTVETADPRGIERVRVERKTPAENPAPAGESVVSENS from the coding sequence ATGGAAAGCATCCCGGGCAGTTTTGGCATCATCGCCTTGCTCATCCTCGTCAACGCGTTCTTCGTGGCCGCCGAGTTCTCCTTAGTGGCCATCCGGCGCAGCCGGGTTGAACAGCTAGCCGAAAGCGGCTCCTGGCAGGGCCTGCTCCTCAAACAGGCCATAGGCCGCCTTGACACCTACATCGCCACCACCCAGCTCGGCATCACCGCCACCAACCTAATCCTGGGGGCCTTCGGCGAGCCCTACGTAACCCGCCTCATCGTCTCGGGCATCGCCCTGCTGTTTGGCGAGACCGAGGCCAGCCTGGCGGCAAACAACAGCCTTCTATCCAGCTTCAGCTTTGCCCTCTCGGTCACCCTCATCACCTTTGTCACGGTGCTCTTCGGGGAGCTCGTCCCCAAGGGCGTCGCCCTGCAGCGCACCGAGCAGGTGGCCAGCCTGGCCATCCTGCCCCTCAACCTCTTCCAACGGCTCACCAGCCCCCTGGTCTGGCTTTTCAGCCGCAGCGGCAACTTCTTCCTGCGGCTTTTGGGGCTGAAAGAGGCCCCCTCGCACTCCATGGTGGGCTCGGCCGAGGAGCTCAAGCTCATTGTGGAGGCCTCCTCCAAGCAAGGGGTGCTGGACGAGAGCGAGGGCGAGATCATCAGCCAGATCCTGGACCTGGAGGAGACCCAGGTGCGCTCCATCATGGTCCCGCGGGTGGAGATGGTCACCATTGCCGCCGAGGCCACCCTGCGCGAATTCCGCCAGATGGTGCGCGAGCACCGCTACTCCCGGGTGCCGGTCTACCAGGGCACGGTGGACAACATCATCGGGATTGCCTATGCCCGCGACCTGCTCGAGTTCAGCGAGTCTGCCCTGGATAGCACCCTGGTCAAGAGCATCTGCCACCCGGCCTACTTCGTGCCCGAGACCATGGGCGCGCGGGAGCTTTTGCGCGAGATGCGCCGGCGCAAGACCCACATGGCCATCGTGGTGGATGAGTTCAAGGGCACCGCTGGGCTGGTCACGCTAGAGGACATCATCGAGGAAATCATCGGCGAGATTTACGACGAATCCGACGAGGAAGAGGAGGCCCTCATCCAGGAGCTGGGCCCGGGGGTCTTCATCATGGACGCTGCGATTCCCCTGGAGGACGTCTCCGAAAAACTCGGCATCGCCCTGCCCGAGGGGGAGTACGACACCCTATCGGGCTTTTTGATGGATGAGTTCGGGCGGATTCCCGAGGTGGGGGAGCAGCTCGAGTACGCCGGCTTCCTCTTCACCGTGGAAACCGCCGACCCCCGGGGCATCGAGCGGGTGCGGGTGGAGCGAAAAACCCCTGCGGAAAACCCGGCCCCTGCGGGGGAGTCGGTGGTCTCGGAAAACAGCTAG
- a CDS encoding diacylglycerol kinase: MPTLPPPPKPGTDPLPLRGLRASFSYAWAGLRYAWKNQRNFRLEVYIALLALGLALWLGVGLVPVLILVALVLGLELLNTALEALVDLVSPHYHPLAKAAKDAAAAGVLVVSGIAALIGLILFLPPLVERLGLW, from the coding sequence ATGCCCACCCTACCCCCACCCCCCAAGCCCGGCACCGACCCCCTGCCCCTGCGGGGGCTAAGGGCCTCTTTCAGCTACGCCTGGGCCGGACTCCGCTATGCCTGGAAGAACCAGCGCAACTTCCGCCTGGAGGTCTACATCGCCCTTCTAGCCCTGGGCCTGGCCCTTTGGCTGGGGGTGGGGCTGGTGCCGGTGCTCATCCTGGTGGCCCTGGTCCTGGGTCTGGAGCTCTTGAACACCGCCCTGGAGGCTCTGGTGGACCTGGTCTCCCCCCACTACCACCCCCTGGCCAAGGCGGCCAAGGACGCGGCCGCCGCAGGGGTGCTGGTGGTGAGCGGAATTGCCGCTCTGATCGGGCTTATCCTGTTTTTACCGCCGCTTGTGGAGCGGCTTGGGCTGTGGTAG
- a CDS encoding ABC transporter substrate-binding protein — MGKIHRRQVIKAGLGLAAAAAQSRFSFGLAQQDPIRIGVVLSYSGPYARLGQEITRGMELYLDRVGSQAGGRRIQLIREDEEADPAVAVRKVRKLVEQDRVNLLTGIILSSSAYGIRDYVHERQIPLIIANAAANGITRERRSPYIFRTSISAWQQHYPMGPWVARNVGKKVFLLALDYAFGKEATAAFKEGFLQAGGEVVAELYTPLGSTDYSAVISRIAAARPEAVHAVLSGSDAVIFLRQFIQFGLNRTVQLAVSGEVTDENVLEAIGDAALGAKSADHWVYTLSNSANREFVRAYRQKYGGVPNHFAVRGYDAMQFIVDAINTVQGDVTNRPRLLRALESAKIISPRGFVEMDPETNNATQHVYAREVARIDGVLTNRLLADLGIIRDPGK; from the coding sequence ATGGGCAAAATTCATCGTAGGCAGGTGATCAAGGCGGGATTGGGGCTTGCGGCTGCGGCGGCGCAGAGCCGTTTTTCTTTTGGCCTGGCCCAGCAGGACCCCATCCGGATTGGGGTGGTGCTCTCGTACTCGGGCCCCTACGCCCGCCTAGGGCAGGAGATTACCCGGGGCATGGAGCTCTACCTGGATAGGGTGGGCTCCCAGGCGGGGGGGCGGCGCATCCAGCTCATCCGCGAGGACGAGGAGGCCGACCCGGCGGTGGCGGTGCGCAAGGTGCGCAAGCTGGTGGAGCAGGATCGGGTCAACCTGCTAACTGGAATTATTCTGTCTTCCTCGGCCTACGGCATCCGCGACTACGTACACGAGCGCCAGATTCCCCTAATCATCGCCAACGCCGCGGCCAACGGCATCACCCGCGAGCGGCGCAGCCCCTACATCTTCCGCACCTCCATCAGCGCCTGGCAGCAGCACTACCCCATGGGCCCCTGGGTGGCCCGCAACGTAGGGAAAAAGGTCTTTTTGCTGGCGCTGGACTACGCCTTCGGCAAGGAGGCCACCGCGGCCTTCAAAGAAGGCTTTTTGCAGGCCGGGGGCGAGGTGGTGGCCGAGCTTTATACTCCTCTGGGCAGCACCGACTACAGCGCGGTCATCTCCCGCATTGCCGCGGCCCGGCCCGAGGCGGTGCACGCGGTGCTCTCGGGCAGCGATGCGGTCATCTTCCTGCGGCAGTTCATCCAGTTTGGCCTTAACCGCACCGTGCAGCTTGCGGTAAGCGGAGAGGTGACCGACGAGAACGTGCTCGAGGCCATTGGCGATGCCGCTTTGGGGGCCAAGAGCGCCGACCACTGGGTCTACACCCTGAGCAACAGCGCCAACCGGGAGTTCGTCCGGGCCTACCGGCAAAAGTACGGGGGCGTGCCCAACCACTTCGCGGTGCGGGGCTACGACGCCATGCAGTTTATTGTGGATGCCATCAACACCGTGCAGGGCGACGTAACCAACCGTCCGCGCCTTTTGCGGGCCCTGGAGAGCGCCAAAATTATTAGCCCCCGCGGCTTCGTGGAGATGGACCCGGAGACCAACAACGCCACCCAGCACGTCTATGCGCGCGAGGTGGCCCGCATCGACGGGGTGCTCACCAACCGCCTGCTGGCCGACTTGGGCATCATCCGCGACCCCGGCAAGTAG
- a CDS encoding branched-chain amino acid ABC transporter permease: MTLLLLTQLLNSLAFAMLLFLLALGLSLIFGVARVVNLAHGAFYMLGAYLGLALGSSLNFWLALLVVPVLVGLLGVVVERFLLRGLHGRELEQVLLTIGLGFVVADLLRATFGAAIRSVPPPEVLAGPLFLGSFIYPKYPLFVLGVGVLLFVLVRLLLARTPFGVQVRAVTADPGMASALGIRPAQVSLLTFGVGTALAGLGGVVGAPMIALAPGLDAQMTLFALIVVVIGGLGRVEGAFWGAILVGLVDGFGRLFLPQVAMFLIFALMALVLALKPEGLLGRRLA; encoded by the coding sequence ATGACCCTGCTTCTTCTGACCCAACTCCTCAACAGCCTGGCCTTTGCCATGCTGCTCTTCTTGCTGGCCCTGGGGCTCTCGCTCATTTTTGGGGTGGCCCGGGTGGTCAACCTTGCCCACGGGGCCTTCTACATGCTGGGGGCCTACTTGGGCCTGGCTTTGGGCAGCAGCCTGAACTTCTGGTTGGCCTTGCTGGTGGTGCCGGTCTTGGTGGGTCTACTGGGGGTGGTGGTGGAGCGCTTTTTGCTGCGGGGGTTGCATGGGCGGGAACTCGAGCAGGTGCTCCTGACCATCGGTTTGGGCTTCGTAGTGGCCGATTTGCTCAGGGCCACCTTTGGCGCGGCCATCCGCTCGGTGCCCCCCCCGGAGGTTCTGGCCGGGCCGCTGTTTTTGGGCTCGTTCATCTACCCCAAGTACCCCCTGTTCGTGCTGGGGGTGGGGGTGCTGCTCTTCGTGCTGGTGCGGCTTTTGCTGGCCCGCACCCCCTTTGGCGTGCAGGTGCGGGCGGTAACCGCCGACCCCGGCATGGCCAGCGCTTTGGGCATCAGGCCCGCCCAGGTGAGCCTACTCACCTTTGGCGTGGGCACCGCCCTGGCCGGGCTGGGGGGTGTGGTGGGCGCCCCCATGATTGCCCTGGCCCCGGGGCTCGATGCCCAGATGACCCTCTTTGCCCTCATTGTGGTGGTGATCGGGGGGCTGGGCCGGGTGGAAGGGGCCTTCTGGGGGGCCATTCTGGTGGGGCTGGTGGATGGCTTTGGCCGGCTTTTTCTGCCCCAGGTGGCGATGTTTTTGATTTTCGCCCTGATGGCCCTGGTGCTGGCCTTGAAGCCCGAGGGGCTGCTGGGTAGGAGGTTGGCATGA
- a CDS encoding branched-chain amino acid ABC transporter permease, producing the protein MMAELSRTRQFGASPRRLALRLGLFGLWLLPLALGGYPLYLATEAALLALAAVALSLLLGHGGVPSLGQAAFLGLGAYAVGLALKGGLPLGLALVLAILTAALFALLTGLLVFRTHGIFVLMLTLAFGQMIYSAAHKWTALTGGDDGLSLSGISFNPVLLHLGVLAFLLVVVLGLGYLLRTPYGKTLEAIRQNEEKIRSLGVPTFYYKLSLYVLTGALTGLAGAGLALHRSFISPHDLFWLTSATLMVMVLLGGSRGLWGAAFGALLYTYVQSWVSSFTDLWGLFVGLLLIFTVLFAREGLWPLLERRLGGERGGA; encoded by the coding sequence ATGATGGCGGAGTTAAGCCGCACCCGCCAGTTCGGCGCCAGCCCGCGCCGGCTCGCCTTGCGCCTGGGGTTGTTTGGGTTGTGGTTGTTGCCTTTAGCCCTGGGCGGGTACCCCTTGTACCTGGCCACCGAGGCCGCGTTGCTGGCCTTGGCAGCTGTGGCGCTGAGCCTGCTTTTGGGCCACGGGGGGGTGCCCTCGCTGGGCCAGGCAGCCTTTTTGGGCCTGGGGGCCTACGCGGTGGGCCTGGCCCTCAAGGGGGGGCTTCCTCTGGGGCTGGCTTTGGTACTGGCAATCTTGACAGCGGCGCTGTTTGCCCTTCTTACCGGCCTCCTGGTTTTCCGCACCCACGGGATTTTTGTGCTGATGCTGACCCTGGCCTTTGGCCAGATGATTTACTCGGCGGCCCACAAGTGGACCGCGCTCACCGGCGGCGACGACGGGCTGAGCCTCTCGGGGATTAGCTTCAACCCGGTGCTTTTGCACCTGGGGGTGCTGGCCTTTTTGCTGGTGGTGGTTCTGGGGCTTGGGTACCTGCTGCGTACCCCCTATGGCAAGACCCTCGAGGCCATCCGGCAGAATGAGGAGAAGATTCGTTCCTTGGGGGTACCCACCTTCTACTACAAGCTCTCTTTGTACGTGCTCACCGGGGCCCTCACCGGCCTGGCCGGGGCAGGGCTGGCGCTGCACCGCAGCTTTATCAGCCCCCACGACCTCTTCTGGCTCACCTCGGCCACCCTGATGGTGATGGTGCTCCTAGGGGGCAGCAGGGGGCTTTGGGGGGCGGCGTTTGGTGCGCTGCTTTACACCTACGTGCAGTCCTGGGTGAGTTCCTTTACCGACTTGTGGGGGCTTTTTGTGGGGCTGTTGCTGATCTTCACGGTGCTCTTTGCCCGGGAGGGGCTCTGGCCCCTTCTGGAGCGGCGGCTGGGGGGTGAGCGTGGAGGCGCTTAG
- a CDS encoding ATP-binding cassette domain-containing protein — protein sequence MSVEALRVEGVQRAFGGLLALAGVSLAVAPGERRAVIGPNGAGKSTLFKVVAGELRPTRGRVYLRGREVTGVPQERVARLGLGRTFQRSNAFPELSVWENVALAHQAALGRSQSLAAPLSRGPEVEEALAQVGLSERAEAGAGQLSHGEKRQLEIAMALVQRPEILLLDEPLAGLSGAERERIGSLILGLDPRMTVLLVEHDLDYALRFAQRVTVLHYGEVVAEGEPEAIRQDPKVQEIYVGQGWGVGEEAPAPPGPEVLRCQGLSAGYGPMRVLEEVGLQVAQGEVVALLGRNGMGKTTLLSALMGLLPLQGGEVYFQGQSLGRLPAHQRAALGLALVPQGRRMFEGLSVEEELRMAAWGQKGRWSLERVLEVFPRLAERRKSPSKALSGGEQQMVAIARALLRNPKLVLMDEPTEGLSPLMVRQVAEVIRTLKAEGETVLLAEQNVQMALAVADRVYILEHGAIVWEGRPQEASGAVLHRYLGV from the coding sequence GTGAGCGTGGAGGCGCTTAGGGTCGAGGGCGTGCAGCGGGCCTTTGGGGGCCTGCTGGCGCTGGCAGGGGTGAGCCTGGCGGTGGCCCCGGGGGAGCGGCGGGCGGTGATTGGCCCCAATGGGGCCGGCAAGAGCACCCTCTTCAAGGTGGTGGCGGGGGAGCTCAGGCCCACCCGGGGCAGGGTCTACCTGCGCGGGCGGGAGGTGACCGGGGTGCCCCAAGAACGCGTGGCCCGGCTGGGGCTGGGCCGCACTTTCCAGCGCTCCAACGCCTTTCCCGAGCTTTCGGTCTGGGAGAACGTGGCGTTGGCCCACCAGGCGGCCCTGGGGCGAAGCCAGAGCCTGGCCGCCCCGCTGAGCCGGGGGCCGGAGGTGGAGGAGGCTTTGGCCCAGGTGGGGCTTAGCGAGCGGGCCGAGGCAGGGGCCGGGCAGCTTTCGCACGGGGAAAAACGGCAGCTCGAGATTGCTATGGCCCTGGTGCAGAGGCCCGAAATTCTGCTTTTGGACGAGCCTTTGGCCGGCCTTTCCGGGGCCGAGCGGGAGCGGATTGGCTCGCTTATCCTGGGATTGGACCCCCGCATGACGGTGCTTTTGGTGGAGCACGACCTGGACTACGCGCTCAGGTTTGCCCAGCGGGTTACGGTGCTCCACTACGGCGAGGTGGTGGCCGAGGGGGAACCCGAGGCCATCCGGCAAGACCCCAAGGTGCAGGAGATTTACGTGGGCCAGGGCTGGGGGGTGGGCGAGGAGGCCCCAGCCCCCCCGGGCCCGGAGGTGCTCCGCTGCCAGGGGCTTTCGGCCGGGTATGGGCCCATGCGGGTGCTGGAGGAGGTGGGGCTGCAGGTGGCCCAGGGCGAGGTGGTGGCCCTCCTGGGGCGCAACGGCATGGGCAAGACCACCCTGCTTTCGGCCCTGATGGGCCTTTTGCCCCTGCAAGGGGGCGAGGTCTACTTCCAGGGCCAAAGCCTGGGCCGCCTGCCCGCCCACCAGCGGGCGGCCTTGGGGCTGGCCCTGGTGCCCCAGGGGCGGCGGATGTTCGAGGGGCTTTCCGTAGAAGAGGAGCTGCGCATGGCGGCCTGGGGGCAGAAGGGGCGCTGGAGCCTGGAGCGGGTACTGGAGGTGTTTCCGCGGCTGGCCGAGCGGCGCAAAAGCCCCTCCAAAGCGCTTTCCGGCGGCGAGCAACAGATGGTGGCCATCGCCCGGGCCCTTTTGCGCAACCCCAAGCTGGTGTTGATGGACGAGCCTACCGAGGGGCTCTCGCCCCTCATGGTGCGGCAGGTGGCGGAGGTAATCCGCACCCTGAAGGCGGAGGGGGAGACCGTTTTGCTGGCCGAGCAGAACGTGCAGATGGCGCTGGCGGTGGCCGATCGGGTCTACATTCTGGAGCACGGGGCCATCGTGTGGGAAGGCCGGCCGCAGGAGGCCAGCGGGGCGGTGTTGCACCGTTATTTGGGCGTGTGA
- a CDS encoding Rieske 2Fe-2S domain-containing protein — MARVKGGVSSRLSRMLEELQAGLEDGLVPAWIFNDPELFELEKEKIFSRSWVYLAHESEIPNPGDYVLRYVLDNPYILVRGEDGVVRALLDMCRHRGMRVCRAELGNASHFRCPFHGWTYRNDGRLIGVPAEREAFGPDFDKGQWGLVPIPRLESFDGMIFGNLDPEAPSLEEWLGDIRWYLELVTKRSPMGLEVLGPPQRWVVNTDWKLALETFLSDSYHTLMTHRSLIELGIAPKDAKYAMYGEQVHIPGKGHGSMVVGAPPGAKLPPFWGYPEEMLERARTSYPTREQFETARETRILLVTLFPNFSFHNPIRKPDHKYQGTVPMLTFRVWHPLGPGRIEIFSWALVEKDAPAWFKEKTRLSYLRFFGSSGTFEQDDTEIWSHVAHNAASTQGRHLRFNYRMGLNLAPDPNWPGPGVAYGLNFTDANMRNFHRRYLEMLLA; from the coding sequence ATGGCCAGGGTAAAAGGTGGGGTTTCTTCCCGGCTTAGCCGGATGCTGGAGGAGCTACAGGCAGGCCTCGAGGACGGCCTGGTGCCGGCCTGGATCTTCAACGACCCCGAGCTGTTTGAGCTGGAAAAAGAGAAGATTTTTAGCCGTTCGTGGGTGTATCTGGCCCACGAATCGGAGATTCCCAACCCCGGGGACTACGTGCTGCGCTATGTGCTCGACAACCCCTACATCCTGGTGCGGGGCGAGGACGGGGTGGTGCGGGCTCTGCTCGATATGTGCCGCCACCGGGGGATGCGGGTCTGCCGCGCCGAGCTGGGCAACGCCAGCCACTTCCGCTGCCCCTTCCACGGCTGGACCTACCGCAACGATGGGCGCCTGATTGGGGTGCCGGCCGAGCGCGAGGCCTTTGGCCCCGATTTTGACAAGGGCCAGTGGGGGCTGGTGCCCATCCCACGGCTGGAGAGCTTCGATGGCATGATCTTCGGCAACCTCGACCCCGAGGCCCCAAGCCTCGAGGAGTGGCTGGGGGATATCCGCTGGTACCTGGAGCTGGTGACCAAGCGCAGCCCCATGGGCCTCGAGGTGCTGGGGCCGCCCCAGCGTTGGGTGGTCAACACCGACTGGAAGCTGGCCCTGGAGACCTTCCTGAGCGACAGCTACCACACCCTCATGACCCACCGCTCGCTCATCGAGCTGGGCATCGCCCCCAAGGACGCCAAGTACGCCATGTACGGCGAGCAGGTGCATATTCCCGGTAAAGGCCACGGCAGCATGGTGGTGGGGGCCCCGCCTGGGGCCAAGCTGCCCCCCTTCTGGGGCTACCCTGAGGAGATGCTCGAGCGGGCCCGCACCTCCTACCCCACCCGCGAGCAGTTCGAGACCGCCCGCGAGACCCGCATCCTGCTGGTTACGCTCTTTCCCAACTTCTCCTTCCACAACCCCATCCGCAAGCCCGACCACAAGTACCAGGGCACCGTGCCCATGCTCACCTTCCGGGTCTGGCACCCCTTGGGGCCGGGCCGCATCGAGATTTTCTCCTGGGCCTTGGTTGAAAAAGACGCCCCGGCCTGGTTCAAGGAAAAAACCCGGCTTTCCTACCTGCGCTTCTTCGGTTCTTCGGGCACCTTTGAACAGGACGACACCGAGATCTGGAGCCACGTGGCCCACAACGCCGCCTCCACCCAGGGCCGCCACCTGCGCTTCAACTACCGCATGGGCCTGAACCTGGCCCCCGACCCCAACTGGCCGGGGCCGGGGGTGGCCTACGGGCTCAACTTCACCGACGCCAACATGCGCAACTTCCACCGCCGCTACCTGGAGATGCTCCTTGCATGA
- a CDS encoding 3-phenylpropionate/cinnamic acid dioxygenase subunit beta, which produces MERTQALLNCLYQEAELLDEGRYREWLGLLAEDVRYQVPVRVTKERGPEGGVSGVMEGMCHLDEDYTSLEMRVARLETGFAWAEDPPSRLRHFVTNVRIGEPKPTPLGEEAEVRSNLLIFRSRWDRPDYTLLAAERRDVWRQVDGGWRLARRTVILDSATLPTHNLSFFF; this is translated from the coding sequence ATGGAGAGAACCCAGGCCCTACTCAACTGCCTGTACCAGGAGGCCGAGCTCTTGGACGAGGGGCGCTACCGGGAGTGGCTTGGCCTGCTGGCCGAGGATGTGCGCTACCAGGTGCCGGTGCGGGTCACCAAGGAGCGGGGCCCGGAGGGAGGGGTGAGCGGGGTGATGGAGGGGATGTGCCACCTGGACGAGGACTACACATCCCTCGAGATGCGCGTGGCCCGGCTCGAGACCGGCTTTGCCTGGGCCGAAGACCCCCCCTCCCGCCTGCGCCACTTCGTCACCAACGTGCGCATCGGCGAGCCCAAGCCCACCCCTTTGGGTGAGGAGGCCGAGGTGCGCTCCAACCTGCTCATCTTCAGAAGCCGCTGGGACAGGCCCGACTACACCCTGCTGGCCGCCGAGCGCCGCGACGTGTGGCGGCAGGTGGATGGGGGCTGGCGGCTGGCCCGCCGCACGGTGATTCTGGACAGCGCCACCCTGCCCACCCACAACCTCTCGTTCTTCTTCTAG
- a CDS encoding dihydrodiol dehydrogenase has product MLTLTNEFTTVLVEKIQTRNGERLRISAPRMGYSVELDPLELEALTWQPVETFSRLLSTPFGPDEEGVEARPLSDLILFGGEHD; this is encoded by the coding sequence GTGTTGACCCTGACCAACGAGTTTACCACCGTCTTGGTGGAAAAAATCCAGACCCGCAACGGCGAACGCCTGCGCATCAGCGCCCCGCGCATGGGCTACAGCGTGGAGCTCGACCCCCTGGAGCTGGAGGCTTTGACCTGGCAGCCGGTGGAGACCTTTTCCCGCCTGCTTTCCACCCCCTTTGGCCCGGACGAGGAAGGGGTGGAGGCCCGGCCCCTTTCCGACCTGATTCTCTTTGGGGGGGAGCATGACTAG